One Gloeobacter morelensis MG652769 DNA window includes the following coding sequences:
- a CDS encoding TonB-dependent receptor, with protein sequence MEAGAVAQVPAAPPVVQDEQPVAGPEEPLDEVVVTATRRPEALSDLSRSVTVIDRAQIEQQTILTRDLGEILGKLVPGLGPPTQTDSLTGQSLRGRRSTVLIDGVPMSVNLNFQRDLRTIDPSAIERIEVVRGPSAIYGAEATGGIINIITRSPGKQEERFQATGIANNSLTNFAGGFGGSLGLSAAAKPGQLDYSLDVLLARATGFYDAEGQRIPTRLQDTDTVNLFGKFGGDLDEQQRLQLTFNYYDARSYTGFITDPSVSETPGIQKARALQVGRLNVGDTPSDRNTLISLNYTHQNVLGSRVQVLGYFRDNLYTTVPSAPSPSFTSVPQSRLNSRKYGTRVQIDTPLFGAASLLWGVDYVNEQTAQTAIFFDPLAFSASGGRDFLKIAELTLVPSYALSSLGLFGQLKANISGGWSLNGGVRYENIDLSLGDYRTILGQPIEGGNRNFSATVFNVGTVVDIIPQLNLFADFAQGFSVPEFARILRFPPTGFVSITDSLQVSEPQKVDNYEIGLRGRWSSLQATFSGFYTTSALGIAFRRTGDAFVIERAPQNIYGLEGTLDVQPGGGWRFGGTFSYSEGENDPDGDGNYQALSSLEIQPIKISGYLELQPTPGWRNRLQGLYVGSRDRAFVEGIDPTKITSYFTLDYIGSVQLGAGTLRFGAENLLNSLYFPVNSQQLAGFPSSEPFNIAGRGITFSVGYTQNW encoded by the coding sequence GTGGAGGCCGGTGCCGTTGCCCAGGTACCTGCGGCGCCGCCGGTCGTGCAGGACGAACAGCCCGTTGCCGGGCCGGAGGAGCCGCTCGATGAAGTGGTTGTGACGGCAACGCGCAGACCGGAAGCGTTGTCGGATCTGTCACGCTCGGTCACCGTCATCGACCGCGCACAGATCGAGCAGCAGACCATCCTCACGCGGGATCTCGGAGAGATATTGGGCAAGCTGGTACCCGGCCTCGGTCCGCCGACGCAGACCGATTCGCTCACCGGGCAGTCGCTGCGCGGACGGCGCAGCACGGTGCTCATCGACGGGGTGCCGATGTCGGTCAACCTCAACTTCCAGCGGGATCTACGGACAATCGATCCGTCCGCCATCGAGCGCATCGAGGTGGTCCGCGGCCCGAGCGCCATCTACGGCGCCGAAGCGACCGGCGGCATCATCAACATCATCACGCGCTCACCAGGTAAGCAGGAGGAGCGGTTTCAGGCCACGGGCATCGCCAACAACTCCCTCACCAACTTTGCCGGGGGCTTTGGCGGCAGCCTCGGATTGTCGGCGGCGGCCAAACCGGGGCAGCTCGATTACAGCCTCGATGTGTTGTTGGCGCGCGCGACCGGCTTTTACGACGCAGAGGGCCAGCGCATCCCCACGCGTCTGCAGGATACCGATACGGTCAATCTTTTCGGCAAATTCGGCGGCGATTTGGACGAGCAACAGCGCCTGCAGTTGACGTTCAATTATTACGACGCGCGTTCCTATACGGGTTTTATCACCGACCCGAGCGTCAGTGAGACTCCCGGCATTCAAAAAGCCCGCGCCCTGCAAGTAGGCAGGCTCAACGTCGGGGACACCCCCTCGGATCGCAACACCCTCATCAGTCTCAACTACACACACCAGAATGTGCTGGGCAGCCGCGTCCAGGTGTTGGGTTATTTTCGGGACAATCTCTACACGACGGTGCCCTCGGCCCCGTCGCCAAGCTTCACCAGTGTGCCGCAGTCGCGGCTCAATTCCAGAAAGTACGGCACGCGCGTACAGATCGACACGCCGCTGTTCGGGGCAGCCAGTTTGCTTTGGGGGGTGGATTACGTCAACGAGCAGACCGCCCAGACCGCCATTTTTTTCGATCCGCTCGCCTTCAGTGCCAGCGGTGGCCGAGATTTTCTGAAAATAGCCGAGTTGACGCTGGTTCCCTCCTACGCGTTGAGCAGCCTGGGTCTGTTCGGCCAGCTGAAGGCGAACATCAGCGGCGGTTGGTCGCTCAACGGCGGCGTGCGCTACGAAAACATCGATTTGAGCCTCGGCGATTATCGCACCATCCTGGGCCAGCCCATTGAGGGGGGCAACCGCAACTTCAGCGCCACGGTCTTTAACGTCGGCACGGTCGTCGATATTATCCCCCAGCTGAATCTGTTCGCCGATTTTGCCCAGGGCTTTTCGGTGCCCGAATTTGCCCGCATTCTGCGTTTTCCGCCGACGGGATTTGTCAGTATCACCGATTCGCTGCAGGTGAGTGAACCGCAAAAAGTCGACAATTACGAAATCGGCCTGCGGGGGCGCTGGTCCTCACTGCAGGCTACCTTCTCCGGCTTCTACACCACCTCCGCTTTGGGTATCGCCTTTCGGCGCACCGGCGACGCCTTCGTCATCGAACGCGCCCCGCAGAATATTTATGGTTTGGAAGGCACCCTGGATGTGCAGCCGGGCGGGGGGTGGCGCTTCGGCGGCACCTTCAGCTACAGCGAGGGCGAAAACGACCCGGACGGCGACGGCAACTACCAGGCCCTCAGCAGCCTGGAAATTCAGCCCATCAAAATCAGCGGCTACCTGGAGCTGCAGCCGACCCCGGGCTGGCGCAACCGCCTGCAGGGGCTCTACGTCGGCAGCCGCGATCGGGCGTTCGTCGAGGGAATTGATCCGACGAAGATCACCAGCTATTTCACCCTCGATTACATTGGCAGCGTGCAGCTGGGCGCGGGCACGCTGCGCTTCGGGGCCGAGAATTTGCTCAACAGCCTGTACTTCCCGGTCAATTCACAGCAACTGGCCGGTTTTCCTTCCAGCGAACCGTTTAATATCGCCGGCCGGGGCATCACCTTCAGCGTCGGCTACACCCAAAACTGGTAG
- a CDS encoding non-ribosomal peptide synthetase — translation MNNNWLGGPGKPDLLSTFVESLHYRAQHQAEQLAVAFLPDGETESKQLSYGELDRLARGVAAHLQSLGLTGQRALLLYPPGLDFLAAFVGCLYSGVIAVPLALPRRRLERLQPLAAAARAMVVLTTARTLSAAAGWEDGTAPLPWLATDTLSSGEERSWQPPVIAPESVAYLQYTSGSTTVPRGVMITHANLLHNVADTVRAYRASERDVALSWLPHFHDMGLVGGLLEPLYAGVPCYWMPPAAFIQRPLRWLEAIARYRATHSGGPNFAYELCLRKIPEPERLDLDLRSWCVAYCGAEPVRAEVLARFAEAFACCGFRPRAFCPTYGLAEATLQVTSVARTAVPRVFSAQPALLEQGRAVETSEPGAKGRLLVSCGRPAAGTQVLIVHRQRCTRCAEAEIGEIWIAGPAVAGGYWQQPEATQRTFGAYLADTGEGPFLRTGDLGFLHLGELFVSGRCKDLVILYGRNLYPQDIERTVQQSHPSLRADAGAAFAVEMEGQERLVVAQELDFRQAVDIEAVAAAIRQAVYAEHEVQVHTVVLLKAGSIPRTSSGKIRRQACSSDFRTGKLAAVGSSTLEPTGEAIDPPGLTRTALLTAAVPERPALLAAYLRQLLAQRLRIEPARLDLSAPLGALGIDSLTSVELKNRIEADLGISVSLEDFLSATGVQALTQRWLNQLVAPGAVTKETPMLLVRPERLPLSFAQERLWFLEQLEPGNPFYHIALSCCLEGALDVPALERSFNAVVERHEGLRTTFSVADDRPIQCIAPFAYFQLPACNLQHLAAAERAAEAARLARALAVQPFALAVEPPVRVQLLRLDEQDHRLLLVFHHIAFDEWSARVLTQELTHLYRAFHTGTPPQLPELSVQYADFALQQRHTLQETTLQTLLDFWQQLLPTPLPVLQLPTDHPRPPVQTFGGRRHTLTLEPALSAQLHALARRHQATLFMTLLAAFAGLLSRHSAQHSVLVGIPAANREHHQLQHTIGLLTNTLVLPVDLGDDPDFATLLMRVRQIALQAYDHQQLPFEKLVEHLQPQRELGQNPLFQVLFSLQNAPLQPWQWPEGLRVVPETIDTETAKFDLSLSIVESAQGLRASFEYNSALFEAATIERWAEHYRNLLSAVVAAPTVRLSQLAILEEPERQQLQQWGRGTDAVLSAPSVVDLFAAQVRRTPQATAVVHHQERLTYGQLAERAERLAGYLRALGVGAGVRVGVLVERSVAMVVAVLAVLKAGGSYVPLEASLPVERLRWMVSDAGVGWVLSDAVTAGIAEQLAVRWVDLEAVAEQLAQAAQVPEPVAVAVRGEEEAYVIYTSGSTGRPKGVMMSHAPLVNLLSWQADQMPGAARTLQFTSLGFDVSFQEIFSTWCTGGTLVLVEEAIRIDPISLWNVIIESAIERLFLPFVALQQLAEVAGCHPHFPGHLQEVIVAGEQLRITPQIANFFSRLPGCTLHNHYGPTESHVVTACTLSGPPQNWPILPPIGRPIANVHIALLDGYLQPVPIGIPGELYIGGAGLARGYLNQPELTAERFMAPPAGLEAGSRLYRTGDRARWLPDGQLEFLGRLDGQIKLRGFRIEPGEIEAILSWHPAVRQAVVIVREDVPAHRRLVAYIVPAPGAREQEEALRQYLRERLPQYMVPSAFVYLAALPLTPNGKVDRTALPPSAGRQQLDPDVVPRTPLEQQIAAIWAQVLGVEAVGRHDNFFDLGGHSLLATQVRSRLREELQVELSLRPLFETPTVAGLARVIAGLQGQRSGAECRPIPRAHRSVSAEQLLAELPQLTDRQVEVLLDTLLSEREVTPQ, via the coding sequence ATGAACAACAATTGGCTGGGAGGCCCAGGAAAGCCCGATCTCCTCTCGACGTTTGTTGAATCTTTGCATTACAGAGCGCAGCATCAAGCAGAGCAATTGGCTGTTGCATTTCTGCCGGACGGTGAGACAGAGTCCAAACAACTCAGTTACGGTGAGTTGGACAGGTTGGCCCGCGGTGTGGCTGCGCACTTGCAGTCACTCGGTTTGACGGGGCAACGGGCTTTGCTGCTGTATCCGCCGGGACTGGATTTTCTGGCGGCCTTCGTGGGCTGTCTGTACAGCGGGGTGATTGCGGTACCGCTGGCGCTGCCGCGGCGGCGGCTGGAGCGCCTGCAGCCGCTGGCGGCGGCGGCCCGGGCGATGGTTGTGCTCACCACCGCGCGCACCCTCAGCGCCGCCGCGGGGTGGGAGGACGGCACCGCGCCGCTGCCTTGGTTGGCGACGGACACCCTGTCTAGTGGGGAGGAACGGAGTTGGCAACCGCCGGTCATCGCCCCCGAGTCTGTGGCTTATCTGCAGTACACCTCCGGTTCCACCACGGTGCCGCGGGGGGTGATGATCACCCACGCCAACCTGCTGCACAACGTTGCCGACACCGTGCGCGCATATCGCGCTTCCGAGCGGGATGTGGCGCTCAGCTGGCTGCCGCACTTTCATGACATGGGTCTGGTGGGCGGTCTGTTAGAGCCGTTGTACGCGGGTGTTCCTTGCTACTGGATGCCGCCGGCGGCCTTTATCCAGCGGCCGTTGCGCTGGTTGGAAGCTATCGCCCGCTACCGGGCCACCCACAGCGGCGGTCCCAACTTTGCCTACGAGCTGTGTCTGCGCAAAATCCCCGAGCCGGAGCGACTGGACCTCGACTTGCGCAGTTGGTGCGTCGCGTACTGCGGAGCGGAGCCGGTGCGCGCGGAGGTATTGGCCCGGTTTGCCGAGGCGTTTGCCTGCTGCGGCTTTCGCCCGCGGGCCTTCTGCCCGACTTATGGGTTAGCCGAGGCGACGCTGCAGGTGACGAGCGTCGCCAGGACCGCAGTGCCGCGCGTCTTTTCGGCGCAGCCGGCGCTGTTGGAACAGGGCCGGGCGGTGGAGACATCCGAGCCGGGCGCGAAGGGGCGGTTGCTGGTCAGTTGTGGCCGTCCCGCCGCCGGTACGCAGGTGTTGATCGTGCATCGGCAACGGTGCACGCGCTGCGCCGAGGCCGAGATCGGCGAGATCTGGATTGCCGGTCCGGCGGTGGCCGGGGGCTACTGGCAGCAGCCGGAAGCGACGCAGCGCACGTTCGGTGCCTACCTGGCCGATACGGGCGAAGGACCATTTCTGCGCACCGGAGATCTTGGATTTTTGCATTTGGGGGAACTTTTTGTGAGCGGCCGATGCAAGGATCTCGTCATCCTCTACGGCCGCAACCTCTACCCGCAGGATATCGAGCGGACCGTCCAGCAGAGTCATCCGTCGCTGCGGGCCGATGCCGGGGCCGCTTTTGCCGTCGAAATGGAGGGACAGGAGCGGTTGGTAGTCGCGCAGGAACTCGATTTTCGCCAGGCGGTCGATATCGAGGCGGTGGCCGCAGCCATTCGCCAGGCCGTCTACGCAGAACACGAAGTGCAGGTGCACACGGTGGTGCTGCTCAAAGCGGGCAGCATTCCCAGAACCTCCAGCGGCAAGATCCGGCGCCAGGCTTGCAGCAGCGATTTTCGAACCGGCAAGTTAGCGGCGGTGGGCAGCAGCACCCTCGAGCCCACCGGCGAGGCGATCGACCCACCCGGTCTCACCCGTACCGCACTGCTGACGGCGGCGGTCCCCGAGCGGCCGGCGCTATTGGCAGCCTACCTGCGCCAGCTGCTGGCGCAGCGGTTGCGCATCGAGCCGGCCCGGTTGGATCTGAGCGCTCCGCTCGGTGCCCTGGGGATCGATTCGCTGACGAGCGTTGAGCTCAAAAACCGGATTGAAGCGGATCTGGGCATCTCCGTGTCGCTGGAGGATTTTTTGAGCGCCACCGGTGTCCAGGCGCTGACGCAGCGCTGGCTGAATCAACTGGTAGCGCCGGGAGCCGTCACCAAAGAGACACCGATGCTGTTGGTGCGGCCCGAGCGGTTGCCGCTGTCGTTTGCCCAGGAGCGGCTGTGGTTTCTCGAACAGCTCGAACCCGGAAATCCCTTCTACCACATCGCCTTGAGTTGCTGTCTGGAAGGTGCACTGGATGTGCCGGCACTGGAGCGCAGCTTCAATGCGGTGGTCGAGCGCCACGAAGGATTGCGGACCACGTTTAGCGTGGCGGACGATCGGCCCATTCAATGCATCGCTCCTTTTGCTTACTTTCAGCTACCCGCATGCAATCTGCAGCACCTGGCAGCCGCCGAGCGCGCCGCCGAGGCTGCCAGATTAGCCCGCGCGCTGGCAGTGCAACCGTTTGCACTGGCAGTGGAGCCGCCGGTGCGCGTGCAGCTGCTGCGCTTGGACGAGCAAGACCACCGCCTGCTGCTGGTCTTCCACCACATCGCCTTCGACGAATGGTCCGCAAGAGTGCTCACCCAAGAACTCACCCACCTCTACCGCGCCTTCCACACCGGCACCCCACCCCAACTGCCCGAGCTGAGTGTGCAGTACGCCGATTTCGCCCTCCAGCAACGCCACACCCTCCAAGAAACCACCCTCCAGACACTGCTCGATTTTTGGCAACAACTCCTGCCCACACCCCTGCCGGTGTTGCAGCTGCCCACCGACCACCCCAGACCACCCGTGCAAACTTTCGGCGGCAGGCGACACACCCTGACACTTGAGCCTGCTTTGAGTGCACAACTGCACGCCCTGGCCCGCCGACATCAAGCGACGCTGTTTATGACCCTGCTGGCCGCTTTCGCCGGGCTGCTCAGCCGCCACAGCGCCCAGCACAGCGTGCTTGTCGGCATTCCAGCGGCCAACCGCGAACACCACCAGCTGCAGCACACGATTGGGCTATTGACCAACACGCTGGTGCTACCGGTCGATTTGGGCGACGACCCCGACTTTGCGACACTGCTGATGCGGGTGCGCCAGATCGCTTTGCAGGCATACGACCATCAGCAGCTGCCGTTCGAGAAACTGGTCGAACACCTCCAACCGCAGCGCGAGTTGGGCCAAAATCCGCTTTTTCAGGTGCTGTTCAGTTTACAAAATGCGCCCCTGCAGCCGTGGCAATGGCCGGAGGGGCTACGGGTGGTACCTGAGACCATCGATACCGAAACGGCCAAGTTCGATTTGTCGCTGTCGATTGTGGAGAGTGCGCAGGGCTTGCGGGCGAGTTTCGAGTACAACAGCGCGCTCTTTGAGGCGGCGACCATCGAGCGCTGGGCGGAGCATTATCGCAATTTACTCAGTGCCGTCGTCGCAGCACCGACGGTGCGTTTGTCGCAGCTGGCGATTTTGGAAGAGCCGGAGCGGCAGCAGTTGCAGCAGTGGGGTCGTGGGACGGACGCGGTGCTCTCAGCACCCAGTGTGGTCGATTTGTTTGCGGCCCAGGTGCGGCGCACGCCGCAGGCGACGGCGGTGGTGCACCACCAGGAGCGGCTCACTTATGGGCAGTTGGCCGAGCGCGCTGAGCGGTTGGCGGGGTACTTGCGCGCTTTGGGGGTGGGAGCCGGGGTGCGCGTCGGGGTGTTGGTGGAGCGCTCGGTGGCGATGGTGGTGGCGGTGTTGGCGGTGTTGAAAGCCGGGGGGTCGTACGTGCCTTTGGAAGCAAGTTTGCCGGTGGAGCGTCTGCGGTGGATGGTGTCGGATGCGGGGGTGGGGTGGGTGTTGAGCGATGCGGTCACGGCGGGAATCGCGGAGCAATTGGCTGTCAGGTGGGTGGACCTGGAGGCGGTGGCAGAGCAACTTGCCCAAGCAGCCCAGGTGCCGGAGCCGGTGGCGGTGGCGGTGCGTGGGGAGGAGGAGGCATATGTGATTTATACTTCCGGCTCTACAGGTAGACCAAAAGGAGTCATGATGTCGCACGCTCCACTGGTCAATCTGCTGAGCTGGCAGGCGGACCAGATGCCGGGTGCGGCCAGGACACTGCAGTTTACCTCCCTGGGATTCGATGTCTCCTTTCAAGAGATTTTTTCGACCTGGTGCACGGGAGGCACGCTGGTTTTGGTCGAAGAAGCGATCCGTATCGACCCAATCAGTCTGTGGAATGTCATTATCGAGTCGGCGATCGAGCGGTTGTTTTTGCCGTTTGTCGCCCTGCAGCAATTGGCGGAAGTTGCAGGCTGTCACCCGCACTTCCCTGGGCATCTGCAGGAGGTGATCGTTGCCGGGGAGCAACTGCGCATCACGCCGCAAATTGCGAACTTCTTTAGCCGCTTGCCGGGCTGTACCCTGCACAACCACTACGGGCCGACGGAGAGTCATGTCGTCACCGCCTGCACGCTGAGCGGCCCACCGCAGAACTGGCCGATACTGCCGCCCATCGGCCGGCCGATTGCCAATGTGCATATCGCCCTGCTGGACGGGTATCTGCAGCCGGTGCCCATTGGCATTCCCGGCGAACTGTATATCGGCGGTGCCGGCCTGGCCCGCGGCTATCTCAACCAGCCCGAGCTGACGGCTGAGCGCTTCATGGCGCCTCCTGCCGGACTGGAAGCGGGATCCCGGCTCTACCGCACCGGCGACCGGGCGCGCTGGTTGCCCGACGGTCAACTCGAATTTCTCGGTCGCCTCGACGGGCAAATCAAACTGCGCGGCTTCCGCATCGAACCTGGCGAGATTGAGGCGATCCTCAGCTGGCATCCGGCCGTCCGGCAAGCGGTGGTCATCGTTCGAGAAGATGTGCCCGCCCACAGGCGGCTGGTGGCCTACATCGTGCCCGCCCCTGGCGCCCGGGAGCAGGAGGAGGCGCTGCGGCAGTACCTGCGCGAGCGGCTGCCGCAGTACATGGTGCCGTCGGCCTTCGTCTATTTGGCGGCGCTGCCGCTGACACCCAACGGCAAGGTGGATCGCACAGCGCTGCCGCCCTCGGCCGGCCGCCAACAGTTGGATCCGGATGTTGTGCCGCGCACACCGCTGGAGCAGCAGATCGCGGCCATCTGGGCACAAGTGTTGGGGGTGGAGGCCGTCGGCCGGCACGACAACTTTTTTGATCTCGGAGGGCATTCACTATTGGCGACGCAGGTGCGCTCCCGCTTGCGCGAGGAGTTGCAAGTCGAACTGTCGCTGCGGCCCTTGTTTGAGACACCCACTGTAGCGGGTCTGGCGCGCGTTATTGCCGGATTGCAGGGGCAAAGAAGCGGCGCTGAGTGTCGGCCCATTCCCAGAGCGCACCGCAGCGTCTCCGCCGAGCAGCTGCTGGCGGAGCTGCCCCAACTGACGGACCGGCAGGTCGAGGTGCTGTTGGACACACTGTTGTCCGAGCGGGAGGTTACACCACAATGA
- a CDS encoding condensation domain-containing protein, with product MNDIQQWLATLSIEQKRSLLAELLQKRASRPQTFPLSFAQQRLWFLDQIEPGSPAYNIPAAVRLSGPLDVAALQRSLDAIVRRHEALRTTFSTQDGQPVQVIAPAAEQVVELPCIDLGLADNEQILQLAAQESRRPFDLACGPLLRATLLRRTPEEHVLLFTVHHIVFDGWSIAIFLRELALLYEGLRSGTPPVLPELAIQYADYAVWQHQQLQGPLLEKHLDYWQQMLERYSPLRFIEERTPGSGADLQTVSQQALMLPQSLLTAVKALAQRSGATLFMVLLAAFKALLHCHAQQTDILVGTPIANRTRVETEGLIGFFANTLVLRTDLSADPSFAQLLARVREVALGAYAHQELPFAKLVEHLQPERHLSRTPLFRVWFVLQEDPLPALQLPGLALSLMEVHPGVARYDLKLSLWEGPEGLKGALEYRPALFDAATVARLAAQWLVLLECVLERPDIRLGELAARLSEFDRQQQSHRHQALQQNALAKLKQAARKTVEES from the coding sequence ATGAACGATATTCAACAATGGCTCGCCACCTTGTCCATTGAGCAGAAGCGGTCGCTTCTGGCTGAGCTGTTGCAGAAGCGGGCGAGCCGGCCCCAGACGTTTCCTTTGTCCTTTGCGCAGCAGCGGCTGTGGTTTCTCGACCAGATCGAACCGGGCAGTCCCGCTTACAACATCCCGGCGGCGGTCCGCCTGAGCGGACCGCTCGACGTTGCGGCCCTCCAACGCAGCCTGGATGCCATTGTCCGGCGCCACGAGGCGCTGCGGACCACCTTCAGTACACAGGACGGCCAGCCGGTTCAGGTAATCGCCCCGGCGGCGGAGCAAGTTGTAGAGTTGCCATGCATCGACTTGGGTCTTGCCGACAACGAGCAGATTCTGCAACTGGCGGCCCAGGAGTCCAGGCGGCCCTTCGATCTGGCGTGCGGACCGCTGCTGCGCGCCACGCTTCTGCGGCGGACACCTGAGGAGCATGTGCTGCTGTTTACTGTGCATCACATTGTCTTTGACGGCTGGTCGATCGCGATTTTCCTGCGAGAGCTGGCGTTGCTGTACGAAGGCTTGCGCTCGGGGACACCGCCGGTACTGCCGGAACTGGCCATTCAGTACGCGGACTACGCGGTGTGGCAGCACCAGCAACTACAAGGGCCGCTCCTGGAAAAACACCTGGATTACTGGCAGCAGATGCTCGAGCGCTATTCGCCATTGCGCTTTATTGAGGAGCGGACGCCGGGCTCGGGGGCCGATCTGCAGACGGTCTCCCAGCAGGCGCTGATGTTGCCACAAAGTCTACTGACGGCCGTCAAGGCCCTGGCTCAGCGCTCGGGAGCGACGTTGTTCATGGTGCTGCTGGCGGCCTTCAAGGCCCTGCTGCACTGCCATGCGCAGCAGACGGACATCCTAGTGGGCACCCCCATCGCCAACCGCACCCGTGTTGAGACCGAGGGGCTGATTGGCTTTTTTGCCAACACGCTGGTGCTGCGCACCGACCTGTCGGCCGACCCGAGCTTTGCACAACTGCTCGCGCGGGTGCGGGAGGTCGCCCTGGGTGCGTACGCCCACCAGGAGTTGCCCTTTGCGAAGCTGGTCGAGCATTTGCAGCCGGAGCGCCACCTCAGCCGCACTCCGCTGTTTCGGGTGTGGTTCGTTCTGCAGGAAGATCCGCTGCCGGCGCTGCAGCTGCCGGGTCTGGCACTCAGCCTGATGGAGGTCCATCCGGGGGTAGCCCGCTACGACCTGAAGCTGAGCCTCTGGGAAGGACCGGAGGGCTTGAAAGGTGCCCTGGAGTATAGGCCGGCCCTATTCGACGCCGCGACGGTCGCCCGCCTGGCAGCGCAGTGGCTTGTACTGCTGGAGTGCGTGCTCGAAAGGCCGGACATCCGGCTGGGAGAACTGGCGGCCCGACTGAGCGAATTCGACCGACAGCAGCAGAGCCACAGGCACCAGGCCTTGCAGCAAAACGCGCTGGCGAAGCTGAAACAGGCCGCACGCAAGACCGTGGAGGAAAGCTGA
- a CDS encoding TauD/TfdA family dioxygenase, with amino-acid sequence MEPARGPHLGRRRAIRVSQAELVQTGLLPSASPLPLVVQPTGTGLSLSAWLQANRPLIEQQLRRHGGLLLRGFEVGGAGGFERCLHAAAPGGPLPYQDGSSPRSQVQGHIYTSTDYPAEEPIFLHSELSYAGCWPMKVLFYCVRPADRGGETPIADTRRVWARIDPAVREAFCTKGVMYIRNFGDGLGLSWQQAFQTAEPTQVEAYCRRQGITCEWKAAGRLRTRQVRQAAAVHPHTQEVVWFNHAAFFHPSTLTPAVRDALLAQSAPEELPYYTCFGDGSVIAAEVIEQVRAAYRLETIVFAWQAHDVLLLDNMLTAHGRNPYTGARQVLVGMAEPYSLPAADPPSDRK; translated from the coding sequence ATGGAACCAGCCCGCGGTCCCCATCTTGGCCGGCGCCGCGCCATCCGCGTGTCCCAGGCCGAACTGGTTCAGACCGGACTGCTGCCGTCCGCTTCGCCGCTGCCGCTGGTCGTTCAACCGACCGGCACCGGGTTGAGCCTTTCGGCCTGGTTGCAGGCCAACCGGCCCTTGATCGAACAGCAGCTGCGGCGGCACGGCGGTTTGCTGCTGCGCGGCTTCGAAGTCGGCGGCGCCGGCGGCTTCGAGCGCTGCCTGCACGCCGCCGCCCCCGGCGGGCCGCTGCCCTACCAGGACGGCTCCTCGCCGCGCAGCCAGGTTCAGGGGCACATCTACACTTCGACGGACTACCCCGCCGAGGAGCCGATCTTCCTACACAGCGAACTGTCCTACGCGGGTTGCTGGCCGATGAAAGTGCTGTTTTACTGCGTGCGGCCGGCAGATCGCGGCGGCGAGACGCCAATCGCCGATACGCGCCGGGTTTGGGCGCGCATCGATCCGGCTGTCCGCGAAGCATTTTGCACCAAAGGCGTGATGTACATCCGCAACTTTGGCGATGGACTGGGTCTGTCCTGGCAGCAGGCCTTTCAGACGGCGGAGCCCACCCAGGTTGAGGCCTACTGCCGCCGCCAGGGCATCACCTGCGAGTGGAAGGCGGCCGGCCGCCTGCGTACGCGTCAGGTCCGTCAGGCGGCAGCTGTCCATCCGCACACGCAGGAGGTGGTCTGGTTCAACCACGCGGCCTTCTTCCACCCGAGCACCCTGACACCGGCAGTCCGCGACGCCCTGCTGGCGCAGTCTGCTCCAGAGGAGCTGCCGTACTACACCTGTTTCGGCGACGGATCTGTGATCGCCGCGGAGGTCATCGAGCAGGTGCGCGCCGCGTACCGGCTGGAGACCATCGTGTTTGCCTGGCAGGCGCACGATGTGTTGCTGCTGGACAACATGCTGACGGCGCACGGCCGCAACCCCTACACAGGCGCCCGCCAGGTTCTGGTGGGTATGGCGGAACCCTACAGTCTCCCCGCCGCCGACCCGCCGTCGGACCGCAAGTAG